In one Sulfitobacter sp. LCG007 genomic region, the following are encoded:
- the doeB gene encoding N(2)-acetyl-L-2,4-diaminobutanoate deacetylase DoeB yields MPNNPIAPTVPFDIDGKHHGFLRLPHSRNDSAWGSVMIPICVIRNGDGPTALMTGANHGDEYEGPLALQALAQDIDPGAVSGRIILVPYMNYPAFRAGTRVSPIDGVNLNRTFPGRPDGSVTEKIADYFNTTLVAMADVVLDFHSGGKTLDFVPYAAAHYLDDPAQQAACEAAVRAFNAPYTMMMREIDSVGMYDTAVEAAGKVFVTTELGGGGTATARSARIARKGARNLLVHAGILEGELETAPTQMLDMPADDCFHFATSEGLVEPMADLGETLAQGQTIARVWPLDRTGIKPTTYFAQRDGILAARHFPGLIQGGDCLAVIADVTG; encoded by the coding sequence ATGCCGAACAACCCGATTGCGCCGACCGTCCCCTTCGACATCGACGGCAAGCACCACGGCTTTCTGAGGCTGCCGCATTCGCGCAACGACAGCGCCTGGGGGTCGGTGATGATCCCGATCTGCGTCATACGCAACGGAGACGGACCCACAGCGCTGATGACCGGAGCCAATCACGGCGACGAATACGAAGGCCCGCTGGCGCTGCAGGCACTGGCGCAGGATATCGATCCCGGGGCCGTCTCGGGCCGGATCATCCTCGTGCCCTATATGAACTATCCCGCTTTCCGCGCGGGAACCCGGGTCTCTCCCATTGATGGCGTGAACCTTAACCGCACCTTCCCGGGTCGCCCGGACGGCAGCGTGACCGAGAAGATCGCGGATTATTTCAACACGACGCTGGTGGCGATGGCCGATGTGGTGCTCGACTTCCATTCCGGGGGCAAGACGCTCGATTTCGTCCCCTACGCGGCCGCGCATTACCTCGACGACCCGGCCCAGCAGGCCGCCTGCGAGGCCGCGGTCCGGGCCTTCAACGCGCCCTATACGATGATGATGCGCGAGATCGACAGCGTCGGCATGTACGACACGGCCGTGGAGGCCGCCGGAAAGGTCTTCGTGACGACCGAACTTGGCGGTGGCGGGACGGCGACGGCACGCTCGGCGCGCATCGCCCGCAAGGGCGCGCGAAACCTGCTTGTCCATGCGGGCATTCTCGAGGGTGAGCTGGAAACGGCACCCACCCAGATGCTCGACATGCCGGCAGATGATTGCTTTCATTTCGCCACGTCGGAGGGCCTGGTGGAGCCGATGGCGGACTTGGGGGAGACACTCGCGCAGGGCCAGACCATCGCGCGTGTGTGGCCTCTGGACCGAACCGGGATCAAGCCGACCACCTATTTTGCGCAGCGCGACGGCATTCTCGCCGCGCGACATTTCCCCGGACTGATCCAAGGCGGAGACTGCCTTGCCGTGATCGCGGACGTGACCGGCTGA
- the parA gene encoding ParA family partition ATPase, protein MAGYIVTIAQQKGGSGKTTLAANLATAALQSGLRVAIVDTDPQGSLGKWFMKRLDLLGEDETLRFATASAWGISYEMRSLKKLCDLVIVDTPPKADSDLRPALREADRILVPVAASHVDLWATQDMLDLASREFKRAGIVMNRTRPGTRLGAEVAAAAAEIDADLLSSSLGNRVAYAEALGKGLGVIELQRNSAAAAEVRALADEVLGAI, encoded by the coding sequence ATGGCCGGATACATCGTCACCATAGCGCAGCAGAAAGGCGGGTCGGGAAAGACCACGCTCGCGGCAAATCTTGCGACCGCGGCCCTGCAATCGGGTCTGCGCGTGGCCATCGTGGACACCGATCCGCAGGGCAGCCTCGGGAAATGGTTCATGAAACGCCTCGATCTGCTGGGCGAGGACGAGACGCTGCGATTTGCCACCGCCAGCGCCTGGGGCATTTCCTACGAGATGCGTTCGCTGAAAAAGCTCTGCGACCTGGTGATCGTGGACACGCCGCCCAAGGCTGACAGCGACCTGCGCCCGGCCTTGCGAGAGGCCGATCGGATCCTTGTGCCGGTCGCGGCCAGCCATGTCGATCTCTGGGCGACGCAGGACATGCTGGACCTCGCATCGCGCGAATTCAAGCGCGCGGGGATCGTGATGAACCGGACCCGTCCGGGCACGCGGCTCGGAGCCGAGGTGGCAGCCGCGGCGGCGGAGATCGATGCCGATCTGCTCAGCTCCAGCCTCGGAAACCGCGTTGCCTATGCCGAGGCGCTGGGCAAAGGGCTGGGCGTCATCGAGTTGCAGCGAAACAGCGCCGCGGCGGCAGAGGTGCGCGCGCTGGCCGATGAGGTGCTTGGGGCGATCTGA